The DNA segment CACACCTCCCAGCCCACCCATGGGTGAGCCTAATGCGCTCCCCAGGCTGCCTGCACCCCACTAGtcccccccatccccatccGGTCCAGGGGTGGTGGCACAAACAAGGGAAGGAATAGGGTTCCTCTGTCAGGAGTAGTGAAAGGAGAACTCAGCAGTTGGATCCCACAGGATGCAATTAATGGTGCCTGACAGCCTTGCAACCCCCCTGTAAATCATTGCCAAGctgccctggggtgggatggaggggTTCACTGGCCCTCCAGCATTACTGCTAACAGAGAAGCTGAGGGCAGCAGTTACTCCCCAAAAATGTCAGAGAAATGTTCTCCATGTGCCAAATGCACACGtgtgggtggcactgggctAAAGGGGACTGGGTGTGCAACTGGGAAACACTGGTTTTTAAGGGGAACTCCTGGCTCTGACTTGCTGCCTTGTCCCAGCCTGGGCTCAGCTTTAGGAAACTCTGGGCTTTTACTGGTCCTGGCTTCCTCATGAGCATTGCCTACCTGGACCCAGGCAACGTGGAGTCAGACCTGCAGTGCGGGACAGTGGCAGGGTTCAAGGTGAGCCCTGGGCCCCCTGACTCCGGGCTCAGGAAGCACGAGGGGGTTTCGTAACCCCTTCTGTGCAAAcggctgcccagccctgcagcagccagctTCCCCAGACCGGGAGCGGGAAGCGCACGGCAGGGCCCGTGGCACTGGGCTGGGACATCACCTTCACTTCCTCTATTTCCCTGCATCCCTGAATTGGTTGAGCTGGGGACGCCTGGGCAGCCATATCCTGCCTGGTTCCTGGTCCCTGTagcctccttccctcccttcttcctaacctcccagctcctgtgggtgctgctgtgggccACCGttctggggctgctgtgccagcgCCTGGCCATCCGGCTGGGCGTGGTGACTGGGAAGGACCTGAGTGAGATTTGCTATCTCTATTACCCCAAGGTGAGCAGCCACAGGGAGCCCCCTGGAGTCACAGTCTGGGGGGACCCTGCACTTGGGCTGGTGACAGTCCTAGCAGGGACttgtggggctggagaggagcaggtaGATGCTGCAAGAGCCTTTTCTCTCTCAAGGGCTCCCTCAAACCCCCCAAGCCCTGGCGCCCCCCATCTCTGGTACAGAGGGTGAGGGGCAGCAAGCAGCTACCTTGGTGTCCTGGTCCGACCTGGGGACATACGACAGCGTCCCTTGGGGTGGGTGAGCCCAGGCACGTGGGCAGCAACTCCCAGCCCAGACGCGGTTCGAGCCTGGGCAAGTTGAGGAAGAAGCTCAAGGGGCTTGAGGGAAGGGATCACATAGCAAATGAGGGGAGGAGCTCGGGGTCCCGTTTAGGTGGCAGGATTCTGCTGAGGGGAGAACAAGCAAGGAGATTTTGGCTGAATGCCAGATCCCCAAAAGGACGGTTGGATGaatccctctgccctgccatcccctcccctctcaAAGCTGGGTCCTATCCTCAACTCCCACTGGGGCAGAGATGGGTATGGGGGTGTAGGCTGCGATTTAGCATCCATCTTTCACCCTGAGATTGTCATGTGAGAAACTGAGACGGGTCTGCTGGGGTTCCCGTGTTACTCTGGGTGGCCTAccacagcctggggacaaggaTTCCCACCCAGGATGCTGTGCCAGGTCGCTTGGAGAGAAGGTACATTGTGGGCTCAGACACCTCATGGTGCCCTGGCCACTCCAGGTACCCCGCGTGCTGCTCTGGCTCATGATGGAGATCGCCATCATCGGCTCTGACATGCAGGAGGTGATCGGGACAGCCATTGCTTTCAGCCTGCTCTCAGCTGGCCGGTGAGCCTCCCCATGGGTACACATTAGCCTTCCCCATGGCCACACTCCACAGAGGGGCATGTATCTAATCTCCCTCTTGCCATCCTGCAGCATTCCCCTCTGGGGTGGAGTTCTCATCACCATCATAGAcaccctcttcttcctcttccttgatAAGTATGGTGAGTGCCTGGATGGGGGGATTGGGGTACATTCACCGAGGCAGCTCTGGTCCCAATGCAACCCCAGTGTCCCCTGTTCTGTCTCACCCCATCTCTTGACCCCTCTAGGGCTCCGCAAACTGGAGGCTTTCTTCGGCCTCCTCATCACCATCATGGCGCTGACCTTTGGCTATGAGGTGAAAGCGGAAGCTGGGGACAACCCTTTTCCCACAGGGCGCTGGCAAAGGACCCCCACAGGGTGTCCCTACTGCTGCCAGCCTGCAGCAGGGGGGTAGTAGCTCACAGTGCCCCTTCCCACTGATCCCCAGTACGTGGTGGTGaggccagggcaggcagaggtgcTGAAGGGCATTTTCCTGCCCTACTGCCCGGGCTGTGGGcgagaggagctgctgcaagCCGTGGGCATCGTTGGCGCCATCATTATGCCCCACAACATCTTCCTCCACTCTTCCTTGGTCAAGGTGAGACCGAGGCACTGCCATAGGCACTGCCCCCCCAGGGTGTCTCAGGTGGGGACCAGCTGGTCctggctgcaggacacaggTGCTCACCTGACCCCATGACACCCATATCACCGGCCATGCCCAGACGCGGGCAATCGACCGGTCCAAGAGGGAGGCAGTGCAGGAGGCCAACATGTATTTCCTGATCGAGTCGTGCTTGGCCCTCTTTGTCTCCTTCCTCATCAACCTCTTCATCATGGCTGTCTTCGGTGAGGCTTTCTACCACCAGCGAAACGAGGATGTGGTGAGTGTCACCTTGTGCCCAAAGTGAGGTGACAGCTGTGCTCAGCTGTGGAGATGGGCAGGGTGAGCATTCCTTAGAGAATGGGTGTCGTCATCGCCTGAGATGTGGTGTGTGGGGGTACCCTCCTGTCTGTGGGGACTACGGGTTGGCTGTCACACTTGTGCCTGCCATGCCTTGCAGCACAACAAGTGTGTCAACAGCAGCATCGGCCACTATGCCAGCATATTCCCCACCAACAACGAGACAGTCTCTGTGGATATCTACCAGGGGGTGAGTGGCACCAGACTGTGCCCAGTGAGCATTCACTCCCATTCAAGGGACATCACTCCCCACATTGACCCTTGGGGCTGAGGGCTGTTGCAATCCTGCTAAAAAGCTGGGAGCTGATGGGGTTGCCTGGAGTGGGGGACACCTTGGGATGCCCACTGGAGAATCCCCACACAGGGCGTCATCCTGGGGTGCTATTTTGGGGCAGTGGCATTGTACATCTGGGCTGTTGGGATCCTGGCAGCGGGACAAAGCTCCACAATGACTGGGACTTACGCAGGACAGTTCGTCATGGAGGTAAGAGACAGGGATGCTGGCCCGTGCTTCCACAAGTGGGTGGGCACTGGGTGGGAGGTTCTATGGGCAGCACATTCCCCCCAGCAGTATCTGGAAAAGTTAATTGGCCCCTGTTTCTGCAGAGAGTGAGGCACAGAGCATATCTCCCTTGGTAGGTGGCAGCTTTCTAGCACCGGCATTCCTGGTCCCCAAGAGGTGGGATGGGAACGGTGCCCACCCACTGCCACCTCATGGCTACCCCTACCCTCTGGGACAcgctgtgggtgccccatgcAGTGTTTCCCTAATTAAATCCTCTGTTAATGAGCCAGAGCTGACACCTAGTGGGGCCTGACAGCCCTGCAAGGGTCCAGTCAGGATCCTTGGCACAGAAGAGGGGACAATGCCCCCCATGTTCCTCCCAGCCAGGGTTTGAGGGACTGCCCTGACATGGTGCCTCAGGTATGGCGAGGGTGCAAGTTTTGCTGTGTCGCAGGGCTTTCTGCAGCTCCGCTGGTCTCGTTTCACCCGGGTGCTCTTCACCCGCTCCTTTGCCATCCTGCCCACCATTTTCGTAGCCGCTTTCAAGGATGTCAGCCACCTCACAGGCATGAATGACCTGCTCAATGTCCTGCAGAGCATCCTGGTAAGGGAGAAGGGGCATCACCTGCACCCAAATACTCCAGCCTGGCAGCCATGCCCCCCTCATCCTCCTCTCCTTACAGCTGCCCTTCGCTGTCCTGCCTGTCCTCACCTTCACCAGCCTGCACCCACTCATGCAGGACTTCACCAACAGCCTGTGAGTGCCAGGGCAAGGGGAGGCACAGAGGAGGGTGGAGTGGGGCACTCCAGCTGCAGGTACCATCCCTTTGGCCCATCCTGCCCCCCTCAACCATGCCATGGAGGCAATTAGTGTATGGACATTGGAGGGGTATGTTCATtcccacctgcccagggcagccagACTGGGACAGACCCTGTCACCAccctctccatcctcctcccaAGGCCATACGTGGCTCCTTGGGTGCTCCTGGGTCCTCAGCATATTcttggcactgccagctctggaTCTGGAGGATGGCTGAAGTCCACACTGAGAGTTCCACCACGGGGGTGAAACATAGCTGTGGGGTGCAGAGATGTCCTGGTTGAGGTCCTGATCCTGTATAAACCCAGTTGCTCCAACCAACTGTGCCCTGTGGCACATGGGGTGGGGGCTTTGCCCTGGCACTGATGtccactgccctgctctcagtCCAGGGAAGGTACTGATGGCCCTTATTACGGGGCTGGTCTGTGCCATCAACATCTACTTCGTGGTGGACTTTCTGCCAACGCTGCAGGGCCTGGAGTACCACATCCCGCTGGGCCTGCTGCTGGCTGCCTATGTGGCTTTCATCACCTACCTGGTAGGGCTGGCACTGCGGGATGGGGAGGGACAGCATGCTCGGTGGGTGCTCACCGACCTGCCTTCTTTGCTCCTGCAGATCTGGACATGTAGCATCGCACATGGAGCCCGGTTCCTGGCCCGGGGCCACCACAGCCGGTTCAATTTTGGTGTCATCCTTGACCCGTCGACCCTGACAGGGACCCGCTGACAGAGCCTGTCCATGCTGACTGtcctcctgtcccttcccagcacGGCCTCCTCACACAGGGCACCGATTTGCTGCCACTCCAAGGCCGGGGACGATGCTCTGGTCAGAAATTCACCCAGCAAGAAAGAGGTTGACACAGGAACAGGCCTCCCCCCAAGCTTTTAGAGCCTagccccctctccccccagttCAGGGGTGCTGGTCCAGGGTGGATGCGGGACGAGGCcggggggagggaagggaagggaaggggataGCAGAGGGAGGCGCCCCCATCCCCTAGTATAGGGAAATGAGACGCGTCGGAGCCTTCCCCTGCTCATTATTGCCGGGAACCGCCGGCCGCCGGGACTGCTAATTACCGCCGGGGACCGCTAATCACCGCCTGGGACCGCTAATCAACGCTGCGGACCGATAACCACTCCCCACCGCCGGCGGGGCGAGCCCAGGGACTGGCACCGGCCCCACGGGGGGCTCTGAAACTCGGGGAAAGGGGGGATAGCTGATAAATGGCTGTTTATAGCTTGGCCTCGACCTCGCTGCTGCTGCGCGGCCCCGGGGCGGACTGAGAACCCTTTCGGACTCTCCCGTGTCCCGGGGACACTGCCCCGGGCGGAGTCACCCACGCGTGGCCGAGGGGTGCTCCGGAGGGCCCAGGCCAGCCCTTTGCATTCCCTGGGAGGGAGCGGGGCGGTTGGGGGTCCCACCGTGCCCTCACCGCCCCGGATGCCCCGTTTCCCGCCTGCCAGTACCGCCGGGTGCGGATGCGGGGCCACTCCGGCCCTCCCCAGGGGCGGCCGTCCCCACCCGCCCCGGTCCCGCACTGCAGGTGGGGGGGGGTCCCGCCGCGCTTCGCCCCCCGCCGCGGTCCGCACTTGCGAGACGCTCCCTGGCTGTTTCAAGGCCCCCCCCCCCGTCGCCCCAACACTCCCCACACAGACACCCAAATCCCAGTTCCCGACACACTGGCCGAGGGGTGGAGGGGGCATTTAGGGGTCCGAACAACCCCCCCCTTTCCTGTGCCCCCCACTCCGGGAAGGGACACCCCCCGCCCCCCAACTCCTCTCCCGGGGGCCGTGCTTGTTTATGTGAAGAATTTCCCCTGCCTTAAAAGGGCGATGGCAGCCGGGGTGGGGCGGTGCCTCTCCCGCCTCTGCGTTGGCCCGGCCTCTGGCTGCTTGAAGGAggggccagggctgtggggcccACCGAAAGACGAAGGTGCCCGTCTCAGTCGCTGCAGGAGCATTAGGGGCCTTTCCCCCAACCACGGTTCGTGCAGGAGACTCCCCTATCCCGAGGTTTACATGCCCCAGGGGTACAGGCCTGAGGAGGCCACCAAAGCCAGAGGGACATCGAGGTGGTCTTTAATGGGCAAAAAGTTAATAGAGGCTGGGTGTGTGGGGTGCAGGCCCTGACTGCTTTGGGGAACAGGGGATTCCGCAGGGCTTTGTCGAGTTTGGTCTTCTCCAAGTGGGATCCGCAACCCAGAGTATCTCCAGCCTGGAAGCACCCACCTTCACGCAGCTCTTAATAAAAGCTGTCCCCCGCAGGACCCTTCTGTGCCCCCCTAGCCGTGGGGCAGAGCTCCCAGGGATATGGCTAGCTTGGGGAACAGGGGACAGCATCCAGGACCCAGCCTGTGGGCAGTAGGGTGGCACAGAGCAGTTCCTCAGTGCTCAGTTGGTGGGAGCCTGGCGattttctgctctgtgcctgcagctcaAACAATCCAGCTGGGCTTTGCCTGTCCCTGGCCTGGGCTGAGGGTGCAGGatgtcccacagccccaggatgGGGACAACATTCTCATGAGCTCCCCAGCTACTCAACCTGCCCATTAGCAGGCAGTGGAGCTAGAAATGATGCTCTAACTGCTGCTGCAAGCGATGGCCAGGAGACTTTCCTAATTGCATTAATTGGACGAcaggcagggcctggcagggcTCATCAGGTTTCATTAGGGAGGGAAGAGGATGTGGCCAAAGAAACAGGGGTCCTGCAAAGGACAGCGTGTGGCCTCTGCAGCTATCACCTCAGGGAGCAGCATCCCCCAGGAGCTCAGACCAGCCTAGTCAGCCACTGGGGATGAGGCAGGCATCCTGTCCAGCTCCACGTGGGCTAAAGGAACACACAGGTCAGGCCAAAATAGAAAACAGAGGAAGCACAgctgctttcttccttttctcctgccacggtggtgggcagtgctgggcatcTGGTGTGGAAACTGGCTGCCTCCCTTCCGGCACTGTGGAGGAGCAGTGAAACTGAGGCATGACGGCTGCCCACCGTCAGAGGAGGTGGCAGGATGCAGTATCCCAGTTCCCAGCAacagcccagtccctgccacagctccccaGGAGCCCGTGGTGCCGGGATGCTACACGTTGAGCTGGGAGCATAGGAACCGCAAGTGTGAACAGGTTTTTGCACTGCAACAatcccaccag comes from the Pithys albifrons albifrons isolate INPA30051 chromosome 8, PitAlb_v1, whole genome shotgun sequence genome and includes:
- the SLC11A1 gene encoding natural resistance-associated macrophage protein 1 isoform X2, with the translated sequence MSGSDPAMASLEPGLTGSLNQGQVQSYSTGGKRPGTEDQTYLDELISIPKGSRPGLSFRKLWAFTGPGFLMSIAYLDPGNVESDLQCGTVAGFKLLWVLLWATVLGLLCQRLAIRLGVVTGKDLSEICYLYYPKVPRVLLWLMMEIAIIGSDMQEVIGTAIAFSLLSAGRIPLWGGVLITIIDTLFFLFLDKYGLRKLEAFFGLLITIMALTFGYEYVVVRPGQAEVLKGIFLPYCPGCGREELLQAVGIVGAIIMPHNIFLHSSLVKTRAIDRSKREAVQEANMYFLIESCLALFVSFLINLFIMAVFGEAFYHQRNEDVGVILGCYFGAVALYIWAVGILAAGQSSTMTGTYAGQFVMEGFLQLRWSRFTRVLFTRSFAILPTIFVAAFKDVSHLTGMNDLLNVLQSILLPFAVLPVLTFTSLHPLMQDFTNSLPGKVLMALITGLVCAINIYFVVDFLPTLQGLEYHIPLGLLLAAYVAFITYLIWTCSIAHGARFLARGHHSRFNFGVILDPSTLTGTR
- the SLC11A1 gene encoding natural resistance-associated macrophage protein 1 isoform X1 — protein: MSGSDPAMASLEPGLTGSLNQGQVQSYSTGGKRPGTEDQTYLDELISIPKGSRPGLSFRKLWAFTGPGFLMSIAYLDPGNVESDLQCGTVAGFKLLWVLLWATVLGLLCQRLAIRLGVVTGKDLSEICYLYYPKVPRVLLWLMMEIAIIGSDMQEVIGTAIAFSLLSAGRIPLWGGVLITIIDTLFFLFLDKYGLRKLEAFFGLLITIMALTFGYEYVVVRPGQAEVLKGIFLPYCPGCGREELLQAVGIVGAIIMPHNIFLHSSLVKTRAIDRSKREAVQEANMYFLIESCLALFVSFLINLFIMAVFGEAFYHQRNEDVHNKCVNSSIGHYASIFPTNNETVSVDIYQGGVILGCYFGAVALYIWAVGILAAGQSSTMTGTYAGQFVMEGFLQLRWSRFTRVLFTRSFAILPTIFVAAFKDVSHLTGMNDLLNVLQSILLPFAVLPVLTFTSLHPLMQDFTNSLPGKVLMALITGLVCAINIYFVVDFLPTLQGLEYHIPLGLLLAAYVAFITYLIWTCSIAHGARFLARGHHSRFNFGVILDPSTLTGTR
- the SLC11A1 gene encoding natural resistance-associated macrophage protein 1 isoform X5; translated protein: MSGSDPAMASLEPGLTGSLNQGQVQSYSTGGKRPGTEDQTYLDELISIPKGSRPGLSFRKLWAFTGPGFLMSIAYLDPGNVESDLQCGTVAGFKLLWVLLWATVLGLLCQRLAIRLGVVTGKDLSEICYLYYPKVPRVLLWLMMEIAIIGSDMQEVIGTAIAFSLLSAGRIPLWGGVLITIIDTLFFLFLDKYGLRKLEAFFGLLITIMALTFGYEYVVVRPGQAEVLKGIFLPYCPGCGREELLQAVGIVGAIIMPHNIFLHSSLVKRNEDVGVILGCYFGAVALYIWAVGILAAGQSSTMTGTYAGQFVMEGFLQLRWSRFTRVLFTRSFAILPTIFVAAFKDVSHLTGMNDLLNVLQSILLPFAVLPVLTFTSLHPLMQDFTNSLPGKVLMALITGLVCAINIYFVVDFLPTLQGLEYHIPLGLLLAAYVAFITYLIWTCSIAHGARFLARGHHSRFNFGVILDPSTLTGTR
- the SLC11A1 gene encoding natural resistance-associated macrophage protein 1 isoform X4 — encoded protein: MSGSDPAMASLEPGLTGSLNQGQVQSYSTGGKRPGTEDQTYLDELISIPKGSRPGLSFRKLWAFTGPGFLMSIAYLDPGNVESDLQCGTVAGFKLLWVLLWATVLGLLCQRLAIRLGVVTGKDLSEICYLYYPKVPRVLLWLMMEIAIIGSDMQEVIGTAIAFSLLSAGRIPLWGGVLITIIDTLFFLFLDKYGLRKLEAFFGLLITIMALTFGYEYVVVRPGQAEVLKGIFLPYCPGCGREELLQAVGIVGAIIMPHNIFLHSSLVKRNEDVHNKCVNSSIGHYASIFPTNNETVSVDIYQGGVILGCYFGAVALYIWAVGILAAGQSSTMTGTYAGQFVMEGFLQLRWSRFTRVLFTRSFAILPTIFVAAFKDVSHLTGMNDLLNVLQSILLPFAVLPVLTFTSLHPLMQDFTNSLPGKVLMALITGLVCAINIYFVVDFLPTLQGLEYHIPLGLLLAAYVAFITYLIWTCSIAHGARFLARGHHSRFNFGVILDPSTLTGTR
- the SLC11A1 gene encoding natural resistance-associated macrophage protein 1 isoform X6, producing the protein MSGSDPAMASLEPGLTGSLNQGQVQSYSTGGKRPGTEDQTYLDELISIPKGSRVPRVLLWLMMEIAIIGSDMQEVIGTAIAFSLLSAGRIPLWGGVLITIIDTLFFLFLDKYGLRKLEAFFGLLITIMALTFGYEYVVVRPGQAEVLKGIFLPYCPGCGREELLQAVGIVGAIIMPHNIFLHSSLVKTRAIDRSKREAVQEANMYFLIESCLALFVSFLINLFIMAVFGEAFYHQRNEDVHNKCVNSSIGHYASIFPTNNETVSVDIYQGGVILGCYFGAVALYIWAVGILAAGQSSTMTGTYAGQFVMEGFLQLRWSRFTRVLFTRSFAILPTIFVAAFKDVSHLTGMNDLLNVLQSILLPFAVLPVLTFTSLHPLMQDFTNSLPGKVLMALITGLVCAINIYFVVDFLPTLQGLEYHIPLGLLLAAYVAFITYLIWTCSIAHGARFLARGHHSRFNFGVILDPSTLTGTR
- the SLC11A1 gene encoding natural resistance-associated macrophage protein 1 isoform X3, producing the protein MSGSDPAMASLEPGLTGSLNQGQVQSYSTGGKRPGTEDQTYLDELISIPKGSRPGLSFRKLWAFTGPGFLMSIAYLDPGNVESDLQCGTVAGFKLLWVLLWATVLGLLCQRLAIRLGVVTGKDLSEICYLYYPKVPRVLLWLMMEIAIIGSDMQEVIGTAIAFSLLSAGRIPLWGGVLITIIDTLFFLFLDKYGLRKLEAFFGLLITIMALTFGYEYVVVRPGQAEVLKGIFLPYCPGCGREELLQAVGIVGAIIMPHNIFLHSSLVKTRAIDRSKREAVQEANMYFLIESCLALFVSFLINLFIMAVFGEAFYHQRNEDVHNKCVNSSIGHYASIFPTNNETVSVDIYQGGVILGCYFGAVALYIWAVGILAAGQSSTMTGTYAGQFVMEGFLQLRWSRFTRVLFTRSFAILPTIFVAAFKDVSHLTGMNDLLNVLQSILPAPTHAGLHQQPSREGTDGPYYGAGLCHQHLLRGGLSANAAGPGVPHPAGPAAGCLCGFHHLPDLDM